Proteins from one Pagrus major chromosome 1, Pma_NU_1.0 genomic window:
- the LOC141003493 gene encoding LOW QUALITY PROTEIN: E3 SUMO-protein ligase ZBED1-like (The sequence of the model RefSeq protein was modified relative to this genomic sequence to represent the inferred CDS: deleted 2 bases in 1 codon), which yields MCRPYGVHGLSFFGDQTFDVRIVARMLPRGYQPKQGGAACTNMASGSEEGGPPRPDIEDAPSSFKSGVWDHFGFRVTYDDAGKKSVDRTATICKHCRMHVPYADGNTSNMASHLRRYHPSVLVEGRRGAPAKKPFTISAAFKQPLAADTAKAKSISKAIGLFIAKDMQPYSVMEGEGFRNMVKVLEPRYVIPTRRYFGTNVIPNLYEDTRQDIVKELSEACQVALTTDGWTSRSTESYLTVTAHHITPQWELRSCVLQTRPIYESHTSEFLSQKLREVVEEWKLERGSGSIPVTTDNAKNIVNAVGLTEGLGPQISCFAHTVNLAAKSAISNAQIARLLARVRKVVTFFHRSTTAAFVLKTKQDLLTLPDHKLIHDVQTRWNSTYDMLERYVEQQAAIYSAVTDKDMKKKNKDIILLNDGETKLAEGLIEVLKPLKNVTTLMSTETSPSVSMIMPLQRMVLKAMAQQSADDSSAIKDAKAAISKDIQSRYSDPSLQDYLHRATALDPRFKSLPHLDEACVDKIWGDLTIELVNLEKQAQQAIEAQASTSSSGAESGPPETSPPSKKSAMATVFADFFTTEATTSAKPLSDVINEGVTSYKQAGCISVDEDPLAWWRSNAHKYPHVAKLAQRDLAVPGTSVPIADRVSLLERHVHELEQLLSVRNTGTADSVCPGPDSRPASLSTSSVSSAAAVEFVPARSRRGRRRSKPPVVWSGQQSPLPTANQFSVLTSPAKLHTLVIGDSITRNVKLATSATVYCLPGARASDIEANLRVLASRREKQGTQAHSTTSYSNIVIHAGANNIRQKQSEITKDSLARTFQAARKMCRHRLIVSGPLPQRGNDETYSRLTAMNRWLARHCREQGYRFVDNWPSFWGRPHLLRAGGLHPTGVGAAVLSSNIDRCLKQV from the exons ATGTGTAGACCGTACGGTGTCCATGGTTTAAGTTTTTTTGGTGACCAGACGTTCGACGTGCGCATTGTAGCCCGTATGTTACCACGTGGTTATCAACCAAAGCAAGGAGGAGCGGCGTGTACAAACATGGCAAGTGGAAGTGAGGAAGGCGGGCCGCCTAGGCCGGACATAGAGGATGCACCATCGTCATTTAAGTCAGGTGTGTGGGACCATTTCGGATTCCGCGTCACTTATGATGATGCTGGCAAAAAAAGCGTGGATCGAACGGCCACGATATGCAAGCATTGCAGAATGCATGTTCCGTACGCTGATGGAAACACTTCGAACATGGCCAGCCATTTGCGCAGATATCACCCAAGTGTGTtagtggaggggaggagaggagcgcCTGCCAAAAAGCCCTTTACCATCAGCGCGGCATTTAAACAACCTCTGGCTGCGGACACCGCCAAGGCCAAATCAATTTCAAAAGCCATTGGTTTATTCATTGCGAAGGACATGCAGCCCTATAGCGTGATGGAAGGTGAAGGCTTCAGAAACATGGTGAAGGTGTTGGAGCCGCGATATGTCATACCCACTCGGAGATACTTTGGCACGAATGTCATTCCAAACTTATATGAAGACACAAGACAGGACATAGTTAAAGAGCTATCGGAGGCATGCCAGGTAGCGCTGACGACGGATGGATGGACTTCCAGGTCCACGGAAAGTTACCTGACAGTGACAGCCCATCACATTACGCCCCAGTGGGAGTTAAGAAGCTGCGTGTTACAAACGCGCCCGATATACGAGAGCCATACCAGCGAATTTCTGTCCCAAAAGCTGagagaggtggtggaggagtgGAAGTTGGAGAGGGGCAGCGGCAGTATTCCTGTTACAACGGACAATGCCAAAAACATTGTGAATGCCGTAGGTTTGACGGAGGGACTTGGGCCACAGATTTCCTGCTTTGCGCACACCGTCAACCTGGCAGCCAAAAGCGCAATATCCAATGCCCAAATCGCACGACTGTTGGCGAGAGTCAGAAAGGTGGTTACTTTTTTCCACCGTAGCACTACTGCCGCATTCGTCTTGAAAACGAAACAGGACTTGCTGACATTGCCAGATCACAAGTTAATTCACGACGTGCAAACTCGCTGGAACTCGACATACGACATGTTGGAGCGCTATGTGGAGCAACAGGCGGCCATATATTCCGCCGtgactgacaaagacatgaaaaaaaaaaacaaggacattATCCTGTTGAATGACGGTGAGACAAAGCTGGCAGAAGGCCTCATAGAAGTGCTTAAACCGCTGAAGAATGTCACCACCCTCATGAGTACAGAAACATCCCCCTCCGTCTCAATGATCATGCCACTGCAGCGCATGGTGCTGAAAGCAATGGCACAACAAAGTGCAGATGACAGTTCTGCCATCAAAGACGCCAAGGCAGCCATCAGCAAGGATATCCAAAGCAGATACAGTGATCCTAGCCTTCAGGACTATCTACACAGAGCCACAGCACTAGACCCAAGGTTCAAGTCCCTGCCTCATCTAGATGAAGCCTGTGTTGACAAAATCTGGGGTGACCTCACAATAGAACTTGTGAACCTCGAAAAGCAG GCTCAACAAGCCATTGAGGCCCAGGCAAGCACTTCATCCTCAGGAGCAGAATCCGGCCCGCCAGAGacctctcctccctccaaaAAATCGGCCATGGCAACAGTTTTTGCAGACTTTTTTACAACAGAGGCAACAACAAGTGCAAAACCTTTGTCAGATGTCATAAATGAGGGGGTCACATCCTACAAGCAAGCTGGCTGCATCTCTGTAGATGAAGATCCCCTCGCATGGTGGAGGAGCAATGCACACAAGTATCCCCATGTGGCGAAGTTGGCACAACGTGACCTGGCTGTCCCAGGCACATCTGTGCCAA TTGCAGATAGGGTGTCTCTCTTAGAGAGACATGTCCATGAGCTagagcagcttctctcagtTAGAAACACGGGCACTGCAGATAGTGTTTGCCCCGGGCCTGATAGCAGGCCTGCTAGCCTTAGCACTAGCTCAGTCTCGTCGGCAGCTGCTGTGGAGTTTGTCCCTGCTCGGTCGCGGCGTGGAAGGCGCAGGAGCAAGCCACCGGTTGTGTGGTCTGGTCAGCAGTCGCCCCTCCCGACTGCTAACCAGTTTTCTGTCCTCACTAGCCCAGCC AAACTCCACACGCTAGTAATAGGAGACTCTATTACCCGCAACGTTAAGTTAGCGACGTCAgccactgtttactgtttacctGGGGCCAGAGCTTCCGACATAGAGGCTAATCTTAGGGTGCTGGCATCACGCAGGGAGAAACAGGGAACTCAGGCACACAGCACCACAAGCTACAGCAACATTGTAATTCATGCTGGCGCCAACAATATTCGTCAGAAACAGTCTGAGATCACAAAAGATAGCCTAGCTAGGACTTTTCAGGCTGCTAGAAAGATGTGTCGGCATCGACTAATTGTCTCTGGTCCCTTACCCCAGCGGGGTAATGATGAGACGTACAGTAGGCTTACAGCTATGAACCGCTGGCTGGCGCGTCACTGTAGGGAGCAGGGATACAGGTTCGTAGATAACTGGCCCTCTTTCTGGGGTCGCCCCCACCTGCTGAGAGCAGGCGGCCTTCATCCTACTGGAGTCGGCGCTGCTGTTTTGTCTAGCAATATAGACAGGTGTTTAAAGCAGGTTTGA